A region from the Populus trichocarpa isolate Nisqually-1 chromosome 18, P.trichocarpa_v4.1, whole genome shotgun sequence genome encodes:
- the LOC7476285 gene encoding uncharacterized protein LOC7476285 isoform X1 has product MARGLILTTQARATTTSFTTRLSVSKPKCKNPLPYRLHLPSRVSSTRFFCCKCSVSQDPIVITEYKQSFSQRMAMAGLKPHHRIAIGVSGGPDSMALCFLTAGWKTDGANAVGKSDDGFINGILGVIVDHGLREESNEEAHIVSSRVTEMGIRCEIAKCSWLDGKPKQGHLLEEAREKRYEVFQNVCTKHQIEVLLIAHHADDQAELFILRLSRNSGVLGLAGMAFTSQMFSKSTHLYREGSKNKGILIVRPLLHFSKEILYKICQESGQDWVEDPTNQNTVYARNRIRMSLGNLSSYTFQSELQGVISACRRTRAYVDQICNNLINQAVTIIDQHGYAIIDLEILNPSKVTDICLSKFVALILQYVSQRNRPIRGSTSKLLLHYIRTVPCKTSFTAAGCYLCPAPRSRGTKILVCCSVDCPLNSKMELIYPFLNGEQKHYFRNELEQIIADGKSYSNHFVPDASDVHFLDASESVISEAKTLNIISESTYRDILLLKREEIKHFKHKVEDKVDYKSKNKVESIIASPSELLQPGKACYFMNRFWITWKLSNHVSVGEGTENCVADLGGESQECHSCSCRIGHDKVAEVRRMSESDWLYLAKLSKCPSLDNLQQQKVLSSSTMEQISEKRSLHLENLELSAQKALEVLKSIPVAARRSLPVLVNHQGLLLSIPSIGFKHCPCLMVSCEFKPIVPLGGGHSSFM; this is encoded by the exons ATGGCGCGAGGGCTCATCCTGACAACGCAAGCGAGAGCCACCACCACTTCCTTCACAACAAGACTTTCAGTTTCAAAACCCAAATGCAAAAACCCTCTTCCTTATCGTCTCCATCTACCTTCCCGTGTATCCTCAACTCGCTTCTTTTGCTGCAAATGTTCGGTTTCCCAAGACCCAATCGTCATCACCGAATACAAGCAGTCTTTCTCTCAGCGAATGGCTATGGCTGGACTCAAGCCTCACCACCGTATTG CTATAGGAGTATCCGGTGGCCCTGATAGCATGGCACTTTGTTTCCTAACTGCTGGTTGGAAAACTGATGGTGCTAATGCTGTTGGCAAAAGTGATGATGGTTTTATTAATGGGATTTTGGGGGTAATTGTTGATCATGGGCTGCGAGAAGAGAGTAATGAGGAGGCACATATTGTTTCTAGTCGAGTTACTGAAATGG GAATCAGATGTGAGATTGCAAAGTGTAGTTggttggatgggaagcctaAACAAGGTCACTTGCTAGAAGAGGCTCGAGAGAAGAG GTATGAAGTGTTCCAAAATGTTTGCACTAAACATCAGATTGAAGTGTTGCTTATTGCACATCATGCGGATGACCAG GCCGAGTTGTTCATTCTTAGACTATCTCGCAACAGTGGCGTGCTTGGACTTGCCGGCATGGCATTTACTTCGCAAATGTTCTCCAAAAGCACCCATCTTTACCGTGAAGGTTCAAAGAACAAAGGGATACTAATAGTGAGACCACTCTTGCATTTTTCTAAAGAAATTTTGTACAAG ATATGTCAAGAGTCTGGCCAGGATTGGGTGGAAGATCCAACAAATCAAAACACAGTATATGCTCGGAATAGGATTCGAATGTCATTAGGAAATTTGTCATCAT ATACCTTCCAGTCTGAACTACAAGGTGTGATTTCTGCCTGTCGAAGAACACGTGCATATGTTGACCAAATTtgtaataatttgataaatcaGGCTGTGACCATCATAGAT cAGCATGGGTATGCCATCATCGATTTAGAGATTCTTAATCCATCAAAAGTTACAGATATATGCCTGTCAAAGTTTGTTGCGTTGATCTTGCAG TATGTCTCTCAGAGGAACAGGCCCATTAGAGGAAGTACTTCAAAATTGTTGTTACACTACATTCGCACTGTCCCATGCAAG ACCTCCTTTACAGCTGCTGGATGTTACCTTTGTCCAGCTCCTCGGTCTAGGGGGACAAAAATCCTTGTTTGTTGTTCTGTTGATTGTCCTCTGAATTCAAAAATGGAATTGATTTACCCTTTTTTAAATGGAGAACAAAAGCATTATTTCCGAAATGAGTTGGAGCAAATTATAGCTGATGGAAAATCAtattcaaatcattttgttccAGATGCATCAGATGTGCATTTTTTAGATGCATCTGAATCAGTCATAAGTGAAGCCAAAACACTCAACATTATCAGTGAGTCAACCTATAGAGACATTCTTTTACTGAAGAGGGAAGAAATCAAACATTTCAAGCATAAAGTTGAAGATAAGGTGGACTATAAGTCAAAAAATAAGGTTGAATCTATCATTGCATCCCCAAGTGAACTACTTCAGCCTGGAAAAGCATGTTATTTCATGAACAGGTTCTGGATCACATGGAAACTGAGCAACCATGTTTCTGTCGGTGAAGGGACAGAAAATTGTGTTGCGGATTTAGGAGGGGAAAGTCAGGAATGCCATAGCTGTTCTTGCAGGATTGGTCATGACAAGGTTGCTGAGGTGCGGCGCATGAGCGAATCTGATTGGCTTTATCTTGCTAAGTTGTCAAAGTGCCCAAGTTTGGATAACTTGCAACAGCAAAAAGTTCTTTCATCCAGTACAATGGAGCAAATATCAGAGAAGAGAAGCCTGCATTTGGAAAATCTGGAGCTATCAGCACAAAAAGCTCTTGAAGTGTTGAAATCGATACCAGTTGCTGCTAGAAGAAGCCTCCCAGTCCTAGTCAATCATCAAGGACTTTTACTTAGCATCCCG aGTATTGGCTTCAAGCACTGCCCTTGTTTGATGGTGTCTTGCGAATTCAAGCCAATAGTGCCACTTGGGGGAGGTCACAGCTCATTCATGTAA
- the LOC7476285 gene encoding uncharacterized protein LOC7476285 isoform X5 — protein sequence MARGLILTTQARATTTSFTTRLSVSKPKCKNPLPYRLHLPSRVSSTRFFCCKCSVSQDPIVITEYKQSFSQRMAMAGLKPHHRIAIGVSGGPDSMALCFLTAGWKTDGANAVGKSDDGFINGILGVIVDHGLREESNEEAHIVSSRVTEMGIRCEIAKCSWLDGKPKQGHLLEEAREKRYEVFQNVCTKHQIEVLLIAHHADDQAELFILRLSRNSGVLGLAGMAFTSQMFSKSTHLYREGSKNKGILIVRPLLHFSKEILYKICQESGQDWVEDPTNQNTVYARNRIRMSLGNLSSYTFQSELQGVISACRRTRAYVDQICNNLINQAVTIIDQHGYAIIDLEILNPSKVTDICLSKFVALILQYVSQRNRPIRGSTSKLLLHYIRTVPCKKYF from the exons ATGGCGCGAGGGCTCATCCTGACAACGCAAGCGAGAGCCACCACCACTTCCTTCACAACAAGACTTTCAGTTTCAAAACCCAAATGCAAAAACCCTCTTCCTTATCGTCTCCATCTACCTTCCCGTGTATCCTCAACTCGCTTCTTTTGCTGCAAATGTTCGGTTTCCCAAGACCCAATCGTCATCACCGAATACAAGCAGTCTTTCTCTCAGCGAATGGCTATGGCTGGACTCAAGCCTCACCACCGTATTG CTATAGGAGTATCCGGTGGCCCTGATAGCATGGCACTTTGTTTCCTAACTGCTGGTTGGAAAACTGATGGTGCTAATGCTGTTGGCAAAAGTGATGATGGTTTTATTAATGGGATTTTGGGGGTAATTGTTGATCATGGGCTGCGAGAAGAGAGTAATGAGGAGGCACATATTGTTTCTAGTCGAGTTACTGAAATGG GAATCAGATGTGAGATTGCAAAGTGTAGTTggttggatgggaagcctaAACAAGGTCACTTGCTAGAAGAGGCTCGAGAGAAGAG GTATGAAGTGTTCCAAAATGTTTGCACTAAACATCAGATTGAAGTGTTGCTTATTGCACATCATGCGGATGACCAG GCCGAGTTGTTCATTCTTAGACTATCTCGCAACAGTGGCGTGCTTGGACTTGCCGGCATGGCATTTACTTCGCAAATGTTCTCCAAAAGCACCCATCTTTACCGTGAAGGTTCAAAGAACAAAGGGATACTAATAGTGAGACCACTCTTGCATTTTTCTAAAGAAATTTTGTACAAG ATATGTCAAGAGTCTGGCCAGGATTGGGTGGAAGATCCAACAAATCAAAACACAGTATATGCTCGGAATAGGATTCGAATGTCATTAGGAAATTTGTCATCAT ATACCTTCCAGTCTGAACTACAAGGTGTGATTTCTGCCTGTCGAAGAACACGTGCATATGTTGACCAAATTtgtaataatttgataaatcaGGCTGTGACCATCATAGAT cAGCATGGGTATGCCATCATCGATTTAGAGATTCTTAATCCATCAAAAGTTACAGATATATGCCTGTCAAAGTTTGTTGCGTTGATCTTGCAG TATGTCTCTCAGAGGAACAGGCCCATTAGAGGAAGTACTTCAAAATTGTTGTTACACTACATTCGCACTGTCCCATGCAAG AAATATTTTTGA
- the LOC7476285 gene encoding uncharacterized protein LOC7476285 isoform X2, translated as MARGLILTTQARATTTSFTTRLSVSKPKCKNPLPYRLHLPSRVSSTRFFCCKCSVSQDPIVITEYKQSFSQRMAMAGLKPHHRIAIGVSGGPDSMALCFLTAGWKTDGANAVGKSDDGFINGILGVIVDHGLREESNEEAHIVSSRVTEMGIRCEIAKCSWLDGKPKQGHLLEEAREKRYEVFQNVCTKHQIEVLLIAHHADDQAELFILRLSRNSGVLGLAGMAFTSQMFSKSTHLYREGSKNKGILIVRPLLHFSKEILYKICQESGQDWVEDPTNQNTVYARNRIRMSLGNLSSYTFQSELQGVISACRRTRAYVDQICNNLINQAVTIIDHGYAIIDLEILNPSKVTDICLSKFVALILQYVSQRNRPIRGSTSKLLLHYIRTVPCKTSFTAAGCYLCPAPRSRGTKILVCCSVDCPLNSKMELIYPFLNGEQKHYFRNELEQIIADGKSYSNHFVPDASDVHFLDASESVISEAKTLNIISESTYRDILLLKREEIKHFKHKVEDKVDYKSKNKVESIIASPSELLQPGKACYFMNRFWITWKLSNHVSVGEGTENCVADLGGESQECHSCSCRIGHDKVAEVRRMSESDWLYLAKLSKCPSLDNLQQQKVLSSSTMEQISEKRSLHLENLELSAQKALEVLKSIPVAARRSLPVLVNHQGLLLSIPSIGFKHCPCLMVSCEFKPIVPLGGGHSSFM; from the exons ATGGCGCGAGGGCTCATCCTGACAACGCAAGCGAGAGCCACCACCACTTCCTTCACAACAAGACTTTCAGTTTCAAAACCCAAATGCAAAAACCCTCTTCCTTATCGTCTCCATCTACCTTCCCGTGTATCCTCAACTCGCTTCTTTTGCTGCAAATGTTCGGTTTCCCAAGACCCAATCGTCATCACCGAATACAAGCAGTCTTTCTCTCAGCGAATGGCTATGGCTGGACTCAAGCCTCACCACCGTATTG CTATAGGAGTATCCGGTGGCCCTGATAGCATGGCACTTTGTTTCCTAACTGCTGGTTGGAAAACTGATGGTGCTAATGCTGTTGGCAAAAGTGATGATGGTTTTATTAATGGGATTTTGGGGGTAATTGTTGATCATGGGCTGCGAGAAGAGAGTAATGAGGAGGCACATATTGTTTCTAGTCGAGTTACTGAAATGG GAATCAGATGTGAGATTGCAAAGTGTAGTTggttggatgggaagcctaAACAAGGTCACTTGCTAGAAGAGGCTCGAGAGAAGAG GTATGAAGTGTTCCAAAATGTTTGCACTAAACATCAGATTGAAGTGTTGCTTATTGCACATCATGCGGATGACCAG GCCGAGTTGTTCATTCTTAGACTATCTCGCAACAGTGGCGTGCTTGGACTTGCCGGCATGGCATTTACTTCGCAAATGTTCTCCAAAAGCACCCATCTTTACCGTGAAGGTTCAAAGAACAAAGGGATACTAATAGTGAGACCACTCTTGCATTTTTCTAAAGAAATTTTGTACAAG ATATGTCAAGAGTCTGGCCAGGATTGGGTGGAAGATCCAACAAATCAAAACACAGTATATGCTCGGAATAGGATTCGAATGTCATTAGGAAATTTGTCATCAT ATACCTTCCAGTCTGAACTACAAGGTGTGATTTCTGCCTGTCGAAGAACACGTGCATATGTTGACCAAATTtgtaataatttgataaatcaGGCTGTGACCATCATAGAT CATGGGTATGCCATCATCGATTTAGAGATTCTTAATCCATCAAAAGTTACAGATATATGCCTGTCAAAGTTTGTTGCGTTGATCTTGCAG TATGTCTCTCAGAGGAACAGGCCCATTAGAGGAAGTACTTCAAAATTGTTGTTACACTACATTCGCACTGTCCCATGCAAG ACCTCCTTTACAGCTGCTGGATGTTACCTTTGTCCAGCTCCTCGGTCTAGGGGGACAAAAATCCTTGTTTGTTGTTCTGTTGATTGTCCTCTGAATTCAAAAATGGAATTGATTTACCCTTTTTTAAATGGAGAACAAAAGCATTATTTCCGAAATGAGTTGGAGCAAATTATAGCTGATGGAAAATCAtattcaaatcattttgttccAGATGCATCAGATGTGCATTTTTTAGATGCATCTGAATCAGTCATAAGTGAAGCCAAAACACTCAACATTATCAGTGAGTCAACCTATAGAGACATTCTTTTACTGAAGAGGGAAGAAATCAAACATTTCAAGCATAAAGTTGAAGATAAGGTGGACTATAAGTCAAAAAATAAGGTTGAATCTATCATTGCATCCCCAAGTGAACTACTTCAGCCTGGAAAAGCATGTTATTTCATGAACAGGTTCTGGATCACATGGAAACTGAGCAACCATGTTTCTGTCGGTGAAGGGACAGAAAATTGTGTTGCGGATTTAGGAGGGGAAAGTCAGGAATGCCATAGCTGTTCTTGCAGGATTGGTCATGACAAGGTTGCTGAGGTGCGGCGCATGAGCGAATCTGATTGGCTTTATCTTGCTAAGTTGTCAAAGTGCCCAAGTTTGGATAACTTGCAACAGCAAAAAGTTCTTTCATCCAGTACAATGGAGCAAATATCAGAGAAGAGAAGCCTGCATTTGGAAAATCTGGAGCTATCAGCACAAAAAGCTCTTGAAGTGTTGAAATCGATACCAGTTGCTGCTAGAAGAAGCCTCCCAGTCCTAGTCAATCATCAAGGACTTTTACTTAGCATCCCG aGTATTGGCTTCAAGCACTGCCCTTGTTTGATGGTGTCTTGCGAATTCAAGCCAATAGTGCCACTTGGGGGAGGTCACAGCTCATTCATGTAA
- the LOC7476285 gene encoding uncharacterized protein LOC7476285 isoform X3 — protein sequence MQAELFILRLSRNSGVLGLAGMAFTSQMFSKSTHLYREGSKNKGILIVRPLLHFSKEILYKICQESGQDWVEDPTNQNTVYARNRIRMSLGNLSSYTFQSELQGVISACRRTRAYVDQICNNLINQAVTIIDHGYAIIDLEILNPSKVTDICLSKFVALILQYVSQRNRPIRGSTSKLLLHYIRTVPCKTSFTAAGCYLCPAPRSRGTKILVCCSVDCPLNSKMELIYPFLNGEQKHYFRNELEQIIADGKSYSNHFVPDASDVHFLDASESVISEAKTLNIISESTYRDILLLKREEIKHFKHKVEDKVDYKSKNKVESIIASPSELLQPGKACYFMNRFWITWKLSNHVSVGEGTENCVADLGGESQECHSCSCRIGHDKVAEVRRMSESDWLYLAKLSKCPSLDNLQQQKVLSSSTMEQISEKRSLHLENLELSAQKALEVLKSIPVAARRSLPVLVNHQGLLLSIPSIGFKHCPCLMVSCEFKPIVPLGGGHSSFM from the exons ATGCAGGCCGAGTTGTTCATTCTTAGACTATCTCGCAACAGTGGCGTGCTTGGACTTGCCGGCATGGCATTTACTTCGCAAATGTTCTCCAAAAGCACCCATCTTTACCGTGAAGGTTCAAAGAACAAAGGGATACTAATAGTGAGACCACTCTTGCATTTTTCTAAAGAAATTTTGTACAAG ATATGTCAAGAGTCTGGCCAGGATTGGGTGGAAGATCCAACAAATCAAAACACAGTATATGCTCGGAATAGGATTCGAATGTCATTAGGAAATTTGTCATCAT ATACCTTCCAGTCTGAACTACAAGGTGTGATTTCTGCCTGTCGAAGAACACGTGCATATGTTGACCAAATTtgtaataatttgataaatcaGGCTGTGACCATCATAGAT CATGGGTATGCCATCATCGATTTAGAGATTCTTAATCCATCAAAAGTTACAGATATATGCCTGTCAAAGTTTGTTGCGTTGATCTTGCAG TATGTCTCTCAGAGGAACAGGCCCATTAGAGGAAGTACTTCAAAATTGTTGTTACACTACATTCGCACTGTCCCATGCAAG ACCTCCTTTACAGCTGCTGGATGTTACCTTTGTCCAGCTCCTCGGTCTAGGGGGACAAAAATCCTTGTTTGTTGTTCTGTTGATTGTCCTCTGAATTCAAAAATGGAATTGATTTACCCTTTTTTAAATGGAGAACAAAAGCATTATTTCCGAAATGAGTTGGAGCAAATTATAGCTGATGGAAAATCAtattcaaatcattttgttccAGATGCATCAGATGTGCATTTTTTAGATGCATCTGAATCAGTCATAAGTGAAGCCAAAACACTCAACATTATCAGTGAGTCAACCTATAGAGACATTCTTTTACTGAAGAGGGAAGAAATCAAACATTTCAAGCATAAAGTTGAAGATAAGGTGGACTATAAGTCAAAAAATAAGGTTGAATCTATCATTGCATCCCCAAGTGAACTACTTCAGCCTGGAAAAGCATGTTATTTCATGAACAGGTTCTGGATCACATGGAAACTGAGCAACCATGTTTCTGTCGGTGAAGGGACAGAAAATTGTGTTGCGGATTTAGGAGGGGAAAGTCAGGAATGCCATAGCTGTTCTTGCAGGATTGGTCATGACAAGGTTGCTGAGGTGCGGCGCATGAGCGAATCTGATTGGCTTTATCTTGCTAAGTTGTCAAAGTGCCCAAGTTTGGATAACTTGCAACAGCAAAAAGTTCTTTCATCCAGTACAATGGAGCAAATATCAGAGAAGAGAAGCCTGCATTTGGAAAATCTGGAGCTATCAGCACAAAAAGCTCTTGAAGTGTTGAAATCGATACCAGTTGCTGCTAGAAGAAGCCTCCCAGTCCTAGTCAATCATCAAGGACTTTTACTTAGCATCCCG aGTATTGGCTTCAAGCACTGCCCTTGTTTGATGGTGTCTTGCGAATTCAAGCCAATAGTGCCACTTGGGGGAGGTCACAGCTCATTCATGTAA
- the LOC7476285 gene encoding uncharacterized protein LOC7476285 isoform X4 has translation MAFTSQMFSKSTHLYREGSKNKGILIVRPLLHFSKEILYKICQESGQDWVEDPTNQNTVYARNRIRMSLGNLSSYTFQSELQGVISACRRTRAYVDQICNNLINQAVTIIDQHGYAIIDLEILNPSKVTDICLSKFVALILQYVSQRNRPIRGSTSKLLLHYIRTVPCKTSFTAAGCYLCPAPRSRGTKILVCCSVDCPLNSKMELIYPFLNGEQKHYFRNELEQIIADGKSYSNHFVPDASDVHFLDASESVISEAKTLNIISESTYRDILLLKREEIKHFKHKVEDKVDYKSKNKVESIIASPSELLQPGKACYFMNRFWITWKLSNHVSVGEGTENCVADLGGESQECHSCSCRIGHDKVAEVRRMSESDWLYLAKLSKCPSLDNLQQQKVLSSSTMEQISEKRSLHLENLELSAQKALEVLKSIPVAARRSLPVLVNHQGLLLSIPSIGFKHCPCLMVSCEFKPIVPLGGGHSSFM, from the exons ATGGCATTTACTTCGCAAATGTTCTCCAAAAGCACCCATCTTTACCGTGAAGGTTCAAAGAACAAAGGGATACTAATAGTGAGACCACTCTTGCATTTTTCTAAAGAAATTTTGTACAAG ATATGTCAAGAGTCTGGCCAGGATTGGGTGGAAGATCCAACAAATCAAAACACAGTATATGCTCGGAATAGGATTCGAATGTCATTAGGAAATTTGTCATCAT ATACCTTCCAGTCTGAACTACAAGGTGTGATTTCTGCCTGTCGAAGAACACGTGCATATGTTGACCAAATTtgtaataatttgataaatcaGGCTGTGACCATCATAGAT cAGCATGGGTATGCCATCATCGATTTAGAGATTCTTAATCCATCAAAAGTTACAGATATATGCCTGTCAAAGTTTGTTGCGTTGATCTTGCAG TATGTCTCTCAGAGGAACAGGCCCATTAGAGGAAGTACTTCAAAATTGTTGTTACACTACATTCGCACTGTCCCATGCAAG ACCTCCTTTACAGCTGCTGGATGTTACCTTTGTCCAGCTCCTCGGTCTAGGGGGACAAAAATCCTTGTTTGTTGTTCTGTTGATTGTCCTCTGAATTCAAAAATGGAATTGATTTACCCTTTTTTAAATGGAGAACAAAAGCATTATTTCCGAAATGAGTTGGAGCAAATTATAGCTGATGGAAAATCAtattcaaatcattttgttccAGATGCATCAGATGTGCATTTTTTAGATGCATCTGAATCAGTCATAAGTGAAGCCAAAACACTCAACATTATCAGTGAGTCAACCTATAGAGACATTCTTTTACTGAAGAGGGAAGAAATCAAACATTTCAAGCATAAAGTTGAAGATAAGGTGGACTATAAGTCAAAAAATAAGGTTGAATCTATCATTGCATCCCCAAGTGAACTACTTCAGCCTGGAAAAGCATGTTATTTCATGAACAGGTTCTGGATCACATGGAAACTGAGCAACCATGTTTCTGTCGGTGAAGGGACAGAAAATTGTGTTGCGGATTTAGGAGGGGAAAGTCAGGAATGCCATAGCTGTTCTTGCAGGATTGGTCATGACAAGGTTGCTGAGGTGCGGCGCATGAGCGAATCTGATTGGCTTTATCTTGCTAAGTTGTCAAAGTGCCCAAGTTTGGATAACTTGCAACAGCAAAAAGTTCTTTCATCCAGTACAATGGAGCAAATATCAGAGAAGAGAAGCCTGCATTTGGAAAATCTGGAGCTATCAGCACAAAAAGCTCTTGAAGTGTTGAAATCGATACCAGTTGCTGCTAGAAGAAGCCTCCCAGTCCTAGTCAATCATCAAGGACTTTTACTTAGCATCCCG aGTATTGGCTTCAAGCACTGCCCTTGTTTGATGGTGTCTTGCGAATTCAAGCCAATAGTGCCACTTGGGGGAGGTCACAGCTCATTCATGTAA
- the LOC7458768 gene encoding uncharacterized protein LOC7458768 isoform X2, with amino-acid sequence MMYINRGDVSKSELLASWTSTSHGFLKSILHFPTSLVFLDKKMLKAWKWYQHCLSSHPVKTQIVSSGTLWGIGDIGAQYITHSTATSLLPKSNEGAEFKINWKRVAITSMFGFGFVGPVGHFWYEGLDRFIRLRFLLQPKSPRFVATKVAADGIIFGPFDLFVFFTYMGFSTGKNVAQVKEDVKRDFLPALILEGGVWPIFQVVNFRYVPVRYQLLYVNVFCLIDSAFLSWIEQQKDAPWKQWFTSFQPLKERGGEV; translated from the exons ATGATGTATATAAATCGAGGAGATGTGTCGAAGTCAGAGCTTCTGGCAAGCTGGACATCCACAAGTCATGGCTTTCTAAAATCTATACTTCACTTCCCCACCTCTCTGGTTTTCCTTGATAAAAAGATGCTGAAGGCATGGAAATGGTACCAGCACTGTCTATCTTCTCATCCAGTGAAGACCCAAATTGTCAGTTCGGGAACCCTTTGGGGCATTGGTGACATTGGTGCTCAATACATCACTCACTCTACGGCTACCAGCCTTCTTCCAAAATCT AATGAGGGTGcagaatttaaaatcaattggaAACGTGTAGCTATCACAAGCATGTTTGGCTTTGGCTTTGTTGGTCCTGTTGGCCATTTCTG GTATGAAGGCTTAGACAGGTTTATAAGGCTGAGATTTCTACTGCAACCAAAGTCACCTCGATTTGTCGCCACTAAAGTGGCTGCTGATGGCATAATTTTTGGGCCCTTCGATTTGTTTGTGTTCTTCACTTACATGGGTTTTTCCACGGGCAAGAATGTTGCTCAGGTGAAGGAAGATGTGAAGAGGGACTTCCTCCCAGCCTTGATCTTGGAGGGTGGCGTGTGGCCAATATTTCAAGTTGTGAATTTTCGGTATGTGCCTGTCAGGTACCAACTCCTCTACGTCAATGTGTTCTGCTTGATAGATAGTGCTTTCTTATCCTGGATTGAGCAGCAAAAGGATGCTCCATGGAAGCAGTGGTTCACATCTTTTCAGCCTTTGAAGGAACGAGGAGGTGAGGTCTGA
- the LOC7458768 gene encoding uncharacterized protein LOC7458768 isoform X1, translating to MMYINRGDVSKSELLASWTSTSHGFLKSILHFPTSLVFLDKKMLKAWKWYQHCLSSHPVKTQIVSSGTLWGIGDIGAQYITHSTATSLLPKSQNEGAEFKINWKRVAITSMFGFGFVGPVGHFWYEGLDRFIRLRFLLQPKSPRFVATKVAADGIIFGPFDLFVFFTYMGFSTGKNVAQVKEDVKRDFLPALILEGGVWPIFQVVNFRYVPVRYQLLYVNVFCLIDSAFLSWIEQQKDAPWKQWFTSFQPLKERGGEV from the exons ATGATGTATATAAATCGAGGAGATGTGTCGAAGTCAGAGCTTCTGGCAAGCTGGACATCCACAAGTCATGGCTTTCTAAAATCTATACTTCACTTCCCCACCTCTCTGGTTTTCCTTGATAAAAAGATGCTGAAGGCATGGAAATGGTACCAGCACTGTCTATCTTCTCATCCAGTGAAGACCCAAATTGTCAGTTCGGGAACCCTTTGGGGCATTGGTGACATTGGTGCTCAATACATCACTCACTCTACGGCTACCAGCCTTCTTCCAAAATCT CAGAATGAGGGTGcagaatttaaaatcaattggaAACGTGTAGCTATCACAAGCATGTTTGGCTTTGGCTTTGTTGGTCCTGTTGGCCATTTCTG GTATGAAGGCTTAGACAGGTTTATAAGGCTGAGATTTCTACTGCAACCAAAGTCACCTCGATTTGTCGCCACTAAAGTGGCTGCTGATGGCATAATTTTTGGGCCCTTCGATTTGTTTGTGTTCTTCACTTACATGGGTTTTTCCACGGGCAAGAATGTTGCTCAGGTGAAGGAAGATGTGAAGAGGGACTTCCTCCCAGCCTTGATCTTGGAGGGTGGCGTGTGGCCAATATTTCAAGTTGTGAATTTTCGGTATGTGCCTGTCAGGTACCAACTCCTCTACGTCAATGTGTTCTGCTTGATAGATAGTGCTTTCTTATCCTGGATTGAGCAGCAAAAGGATGCTCCATGGAAGCAGTGGTTCACATCTTTTCAGCCTTTGAAGGAACGAGGAGGTGAGGTCTGA